A part of Pectinophora gossypiella chromosome Z, ilPecGoss1.1, whole genome shotgun sequence genomic DNA contains:
- the LOC126380479 gene encoding trypsin, alkaline A-like, with protein sequence MNSALVLVLALFAGVCYGAYNTPDGRIVGGEPTTIERYPHIVQIEFLGVFTNAWGQSCAASILTSRYLVSAAHCFEGIFYDVSRRRIRAGTTHRNTGGQVINVLREINHPSYGVASTYDGDINLVQLVSALSFNPVVQPGSIISQGFVFPDNTPVVHAGWGAVSQGGSASPVLLDVTLYTINQQLCTERYANLTPRPQVVTENMICAGILDVGGKDACQGDSGGPLYYFNNDQTILVGVVSWGHGCANETYPGISTAVSSYTNWIVANAV encoded by the exons ATGAATTCAGCGTTAGTTCTGGTTTTGGCGTTGTTCGCAG GTGTGTGCTATGGAGCCTACAACACGCCAGATGGCCGTATTGTGGGGGGTGAACCCACAACCATTGAACGCTACCCACATATAGTTCAGATTGAATTTTTGGGTGTGTTTACCAACGCCTGGGGCCAGAGCTGCGCTGCCAGCATCCTAACCTCGAGATACCTGGTGTCTGCTGCCCATTGCTTCGAGGGAAT ATTCTATGATGTTTCGCGTCGTCGCATCAGGGCTGGGACCACTCATCGCAACACTGGCGGTCAAGTGATCAACGTCCTCCGCGAAATCAACCATCCTTCCTACGGAGTTGCAAGCACATACGATGGTGATATCAACCTGGTGCAGTTAGTCAGTGCTCTGTCTTTCAACCCGGTGGTACAGCCTGGTAGCATCATCTCTCAGGGCTTCGTTTTCCCCGATAACACTCCCGTAGTCCACGCCGGTTGGGGTGCCGTTTCT CAAGGAGGATCTGCGTCTCCCGTTCTTCTTGACGTGACGCTTTACACGATTAACCAACAGCTGTGCACTGAGCGTTATGCCAACCTGACTCCACGGCCTCAAGTGGTTACGGAGAACATGATCTGCGCGGGTATCCTCGATGTGGGCGGTAAGGACGCCTGCCAGGGTGACTCCGGCGGCCCGCTGTACTACTTCAACAATGACCAGACCATCCTGGTGGGAGTGGTGTCCTGGGGCCATGGCTGCGCCAACGAGACTTATCCTGGAATCAGCACGGCCGTCTCCTCTTACACTAACTGGATCGTCGCTAACGCTGTTTAA
- the LOC126380445 gene encoding transient receptor potential channel pyrexia-like, producing MDNFGYREMGWPSPLQSPMASPTRSRLTSSFSSRNREPEEFPLNTTYRHVRNIDLLESAQEPGKVKEYLFVGPSPPAEDAPNMYHSFDVLAPDPEAKLTEEAVRKGLCERAQTLGAGRFFDDVECGLITAENIEEHISSAPEVVVNLTLLWAAFLARDELLPAILDTGADIHYSEPAGLTALHLAAFSGAGRAAVYLLSRGADVDFAPKYFAPLHSAAFGNSLEVAELLIASGASLHAVVQRAGCEDNLVHCAVRADAVECMELFIEKGVDPAYVTSGGLNALHLAAELGAQRCLSYLLKETKISVNGVTKQRDKECTALHLAAARGYAECVELLLSEGAKANTKNYRGFTALHLAARCSSVECVEVLLRDGNADPNAEDYDKRTPLHAAICRSERACDIIDMLVSWGAQVNKKDEYGFSPLHLAAMDGLTACVETLIFLGADVTSKSKKGHTALSVIARKTPKSLAILRYNLDCGISLSRSTEGNEEVQIEFDFGRLLKFSYPREITYLNSLVDEGQKDILLHPLCSAFLFMKWRKIRKFYLARLIFCFLFVTFLSIYVLTAVVKTCQGKYSKKYGVLNELCQKQSILGDILEDNPLDIERWVLIAITAFEIARKMTGITGYSSIYQYFTTFENLMEWFVLLSVFSLYNIHHDYSWQNHVGGYAVLGAWTNLMLMMGQLPMFGDYVAMYQKVLTEFLKLLLAYICLLLGFTICFCVVFPNEEMFANPLMGFISTLSMMVGELNLNILINDPTQDDPPLVFELSAQIIFILFLMFVTIILMNLLVGIAVHDIQGLRKTAGLSKLVRQTKLILFVEMGMFSALLPKCLHKYVYRTALVSPEAGKVILSVKPLNPREKRLPTDIMMAAYELAQLNKVKTGRSVKEILYKNKYSSKLKNEGQTNDHNFNLEIKGMQEKIDQTTFNLKKIDQEMRHLNTLLLEQQTLLQSLVKNTADKSYFYAQQTSYSESPVFFPSSASDIIKH from the coding sequence ATGGACAATTTTGGTTACCGCGAAATGGGGTGGCCTTCACCCCTGCAGAGTCCTATGGCGTCGCCGACCAGGTCTCGACTCACCAGTAGTTTCAGCTCCAGAAACCGGGAACCTGAAGAATTCCCTTTAAATACAACATATCGACACGTTCGAAATATTGACTTACTTGAAAGCGCCCAGGAACCTGGTAAAGTGAAAGAATATTTGTTTGTCGGCCCTTCACCACCAGCCGAAGATGCTCCTAATATGTATCATAGTTTTGATGTGTTGGCGCCAGATCCAGAAGCAAAGTTAACAGAAGAAGCTGTGCGAAAAGGTTTGTGTGAAAGAGCTCAAACTTTAGGCGCTGGCAGGTTTTTTGACGATGTGGAATGTGGCTTAATAACTGCGGAAAATATTGAGGAGCATATCAGTTCTGCACCGGAGGTAGTAGTAAATCTTACTTTATTGTGGGCAGCGTTCCTAGCCCGCGACGAATTATTACCTGCAATTTTAGATACGGGAGCAGACATACACTACTCCGAGCCTGCTGGTTTGACTGCTCTACATTTAGCTGCTTTTAGTGGCGCTGGGAGAGCGGCAGTTTATTTACTTTCAAGAGGCGCTGACGTCGATTTTGCTCCAAAATACTTTGCTCCACTCCATTCGGCTGCATTTGGGAATTCGTTGGAAGTGGCAGAGCTACTTATAGCTTCCGGAGCATCCTTACACGCGGTTGTACAAAGAGCAGGCTGTGAAGATAATCTTGTTCATTGTGCAGTTCGTGCTGACGCTGTGGAATGCATGgaattatttatagaaaaagGTGTAGATCCAGCTTATGTAACTTCTGGAGGATTGAATGCTTTACATTTAGCTGCAGAACTTGGCGCACAACGATGTCTTTCATATTTGTTGAAGGAAACTAAAATAAGCGTTAATGGAGTGACGAAACAAAGAGACAAAGAGTGCACTGCTTTGCATCTTGCAGCGGCTAGAGGTTACGCAGAATGTGTAGAGCTTCTTTTATCTGAAGGTGCTAAGGCAAATACAAAAAATTACAGAGGATTCACTGCGCTTCATTTGGCAGCAAGATGTTCTAGCGTAGAATGTGTGGAAGTACTTTTAAGAGATGGGAACGCAGACCCTAATGCTGAGGACTATGACAAGCGAACACCATTACACGCGGCTATCTGCCGTTCAGAAAGAGCTTGTGATATTATTGACATGCTTGTTAGTTGGGGTGCACAAGTTAACAAAAAAGATGAGTATGGATTTTCGCCATTACACTTAGCAGCGATGGACGGGTTGACAGCTTGCGTTGAAACGTTGATATTTCTAGGAGCCGACGTCACGTCAAAGTCGAAGAAAGGACACACAGCCTTAAGCGTCATTGCCAGAAAAACACCCAAATCTCTTGCAATTTTGCGGTATAATTTGGATTGCGGTATATCATTGAGCCGATCGACAGAAGGTAATGAAGAAGTTCAgattgaatttgattttggTAGGcttctaaaattttcatatccTCGtgaaataacatatttaaatagttTAGTTGATGAAGGTCAAAAAGATATTTTACTCCACCCACTTTGCTCAGCGTTCTTGTTTATGAAATGGCGAAAGATAAGAAAATTTTACTTGGCGAGACttattttctgttttctatttgtaacttttttatctatttacgtATTGACTGCTGTTGTAAAAACATGTCAaggaaaatattcaaaaaagtaTGGTGTACTCAATGAACTTTGTCAGAAACAATCTATTTTAGGTGATATACTGGAAGATAATCCACTGGACATTGAAAGATGGGTACTTATTGCAATAACTGCGTTTGAAATTGCTcgtaaaatgacaggtataaccgGTTACTCGAGTATATATCAGTATTTCACGACTTTTGAAAATTTAATGGAGTGGTTTGTTCTGCTTTCTGTATTTTCACTGTACAATATTCACCACGACTATAGCTGGCAGAACCATGTCGGAGGCTACGCTGTACTAGGAGCGTGGACTAACTTAATGTTAATGATGGGTCAACTGCCAATGTTTGGAGATTATGTGGCTATGTATCAGAAAGTGTTGACAGAATTTCTTAAATTACTTCTAGCGTACATTTGTCTCTTGCTTGGCTTTACAATATGCTTTTGCGTAGTTTTTCCTAACGAGGAAATGTTTGCGAATCCATTGATGGGTTTTATCAGCACGCTATCGATGATGGTTGGCGAATTgaacttaaatattttaattaatgatCCGACTCAAGACGACCCCCCTCTTGTGTTTGAATTGTCGGCtcagataatatttattttgtttcttatgtTTGTCACTATAATATTGATGAATTTACTTGTGGGTATTGCTGTTCATGATATACAGGGTCTTCGTAAAACAGCAGGGTTATCAAAACTTGTCAGACAAACTAAACTAATTTTATTCGTCGAGATGGGTATGTTCAGCGCATTGCTTCCAAAATGTCTACATAAATATGTCTATAGAACAGCTTTAGTTTCTCCAGAAGCTGGCAAAGTAATACTGAGCGTAAAACCCTTAAATCCACGAGAGAAACGACTTCCTACGGATATTATGATGGCTGCTTACGAATTGGCTCAATTAAATAAGGTTAAGACTGGTAGATCTGTGAAGGAGATATTGTATAAGAACAAATATTCGTCTAAATTGAAAAATGAGGGGCAGACGAACgaccataattttaatttagaaataaaGGGGATGCAGGAGAAAATAGATCAGACGACATTTAACTTAAAGAAGATTGACCAAGAGATGCGGCACTTGAACACGCTGCTGCTGGAGCAGCAGACGCTGCTGCAGAGCCTGGTGAAGAACACGGCGGACAAGTCTTACTTCTACGCGCAACAAACCTCTTATTCTGAATCACCTGTCTTTTTTCCCAGTAGCGCGTCTGATATCATCAAACATTAA
- the LOC126380478 gene encoding trypsin, alkaline C-like: protein MTTALVVVLALFAGVCYGEYITPSGRIVGGEPTTVERYPNIVQVEFLGVWTNNWAQSCAANILTSRYLVSAAHCFDGIFYEVHRRRIRAGTTQRNTGGQVINVLREINHPSYGVASTYDGDINLVELVSPLSWNPVIQPGSIISQGFVFPDNTPVVHAGWGAISQGGPTSPVLLDVTIYTINQELCTQRYADLRPWPQVVTRNMICAGILDVGGKDACQGDSGGPLYYIDNYHNILVGVVSWGHGCANETYPGISTAVSPYTDWIVANAV, encoded by the exons ATGACTACGGCTTTAGTTGTGGTTCTCGCGCTGTTCGCAG GTGTGTGCTATGGAGAATACATTACTCCTAGTGGACGGATTGTGGGAGGTGAACCCACCACCGTTGAACGCTACCCCAACATCGTTCAAGTGGAGTTCTTGGGTGTATGGACCAACAACTGGGCCCAGAGCTGCGCTGCTAACATCCTGACCTCGAGATACCTGGTGTCTGCTGCCCATTGCTTCGACGGAAT ATTCTACGAGGTTCATCGTCGTCGCATCAGGGCTGGCACCACCCAACGCAACACTGGCGGTCAAGTGATCAACGTCCTCCGCGAAATCAACCATCCTTCTTACGGAGTTGCAAGCACATACGACGGTGACATCAATCTAGTGGAGCTAGTTTCTCCTCTCTCTTGGAACCCAGTTATTCAGCCTGGTAGCATCATCTCTCAGGGCTTCGTTTTCCCAGATAACACTCCCGTAGTCCACGCCGGTTGGGGTGCCATTTCT CAAGGAGGACCTACGTCTCCCGTTCTTCTTGACGTGACGATTTACACGATTAACCAAGAGCTCTGCACTCAGCGTTATGCCGACTTGCGTCCTTGGCCTCAAGTGGTGACCAGGAACATGATCTGCGCCGGCATCCTCGACGTGGGCGGCAAGGACGCCTGCCAGGGCGACTCCGGCGGCCCACTCTATTACATAGACAATTATCATAACATTCTGGTGGGAGTGGTGTCCTGGGGCCACGGCTGCGCCAACGAGACCTACCCCGGCATCAGCACCGCCGTCTCCCCTTACACCGACTGGATCGTCGCGAATGCTgtttaa
- the LOC126380491 gene encoding uncharacterized protein LOC126380491 — protein MSAEREAEAPEDILESIDELKDRLSSMKRMMEERKAAGTGTKDLFQGQARSLQGTTMIDGNFLSFVFGGSLIVIISVSVYAFYNLYYAVLKKFPSPHTEL, from the exons ATGAGTGCCGAAAGAGAGGCAGAAG CGCCAGAAGACATATTGGAATCTATAGACGAGCTGAAGGACCGGTTGTCGTCGATGAAGCGGATGATGGAGGAGCGCAAGGCGGCTGGCACGGGCACCAAGGACCTGTTCCAGGGGCAGGCGCGCAGCCTGCAGGGCACCACCATGATCGACGGCAACTTCCTTAGCTTCGTGTTCGGAGGCTCcctcatcgtcatcatcagcgtCTCCGTATACGCTTTCTACAACCTCTACTACGCGGTCCTAAAGAAGTTCCCCTCTCCACACACAGAACTCTAA